The stretch of DNA GTCCCGGGGACAGACCTTGCCCGTTCGCGCCAAGCGGCCGAACTGGCAAAAATGTACGGCAATGTTTACGCGGCGGCGGGGTTTCACCCGCACGAAGCGCGGCTCATGCGGGCGGGGGACGAGGACGCGCTGGCGGAAATCGCGAAAGACAAAAAGGTCGTGGCCATTGGCGAAATCGGCTTGGACTACTATTATGACCATTCGCCGCGCGATACGCAGAAAGCGGCATTTATCCGGCAGCTTGACCTGGCGAGGCAGCTCGGCCTGCCTGTCGTCATTCACGATCGCGACGCGCATGGAGATATCCTGACGATCATGCAAAAAGAAGGCAAGGGGACAAGGGGCGTCTTTCACTGTTACTCCGGCTCATGGGAAATGGCTGAACTGGTTTTGAAAATGGGGTTTTATCTGTCTTTTGGCGGCAGCCTGACTT from Acidaminococcales bacterium encodes:
- a CDS encoding TatD family hydrolase, translated to MVKLFDSHAHLYDEAYDADRAQVLAESARELSGLLVPGTDLARSRQAAELAKMYGNVYAAAGFHPHEARLMRAGDEDALAEIAKDKKVVAIGEIGLDYYYDHSPRDTQKAAFIRQLDLARQLGLPVVIHDRDAHGDILTIMQKEGKGTRGVFHCYSGSWEMAELVLKMGFYLSFGGSLTFKNAAQTVKVAQNAPIGRILLETDAPYLTPVPWRGRRNSPCLVKLVCEKLAVLKGLSFEETAAITDANARALFALS